In Mangifera indica cultivar Alphonso chromosome 1, CATAS_Mindica_2.1, whole genome shotgun sequence, a single genomic region encodes these proteins:
- the LOC123225144 gene encoding dnaJ homolog subfamily C member 2-like — MVIHTSYPLISYSKEIVDGQPIFVCSNCLPVKASKYEPAGHSFHAAALKLLGCEEDTNADDHKVSNDKEQTSLPQYESYSSKGKKKSGTASNQQDHYALLGLSHLRYLATEDQIRKAYRETALKYHPDKQAALLLAEESEAAKQAKKDEIESHFKAVQEAYEVLIDPVKRRIYDSTDEFDDEIPSDCSPQDFFKVFGPAFMRNGRWSVNQPVPSLGDESTPLKEVDNFYNFWYSFKSWREFPHADEFDLEQAESRDHKRWMERQNAKLSERARKEEYVRVRALVDNAYKRDPRILKRKEEEKAEKQRKKEAKFLAKKLQAEEAARAAEEEKRQKEEEEKRAAEAALQQKKLKEKEKKLLRKERTRLRTLSASVVSQHLLDLSEEDVESLCMSLDIEKLKSLCDKMESKEGLEQAKVIRSALGIADECEEKKQDEKNNLQQNGSVEANGSIPLKSFEKKEKPWGKEEIELLRKGMLKYPKGTSRRWEVISEYIGTGRTVEEILKATKTVLLQKPDDSKAFNSFLEKRKPAQSITSPLTTRENVEGVSAPQGAENTAAKVDIPEESSSSNSPMDVSAANGVSLISDQDVWSAVQERALVQALKTFPKETSQRWERVAAAVPGKTLNQCKKKFALLKENFRNRKTVA; from the coding sequence ATGGTAATCCACACGAGTTATCCTCTGATTTCCTACTCAAAAGAGATTGTAGATGGACAGCCAATTTTTGTTTGTTCAAATTGTCTTCCTGTAAAGGCTTCAAAATATGAACCTGCTGGCCATTCTTTTCATGCTGCTGCACTTAAACTCCTTGGATGTGAGGAAGATACTAATGCTGATGATCATAAAGTCTCCAATGATAAAGAACAGACATCTTTGCCACAATATGAGTCTTATAGTAGCAAAGGTAAAAAGAAATCAGGTACAGCTAGCAATCAGCAGGATCATTATGCATTGCTGGGATTGAGTCATTTGAGATACCTTGCCACAGAGGATCAGATAAGAAAAGCTTACCGTGAGACTGCTTTGAAATACCATCCTGACAAGCAGGCTGCACTTCTTCTTGCTGAGGAATCTGAAGCTGCAAAACAGGCAAAGAAGGATGAAATAGAAAGCCACTTTAAGGCAGTCCAAGAAGCATATGAGGTTTTGATTGACCCTGTGAAGAGAAGGATATATGACTCCACAGATGAGTTTGATGATGAAATCCCATCCGACTGTTCCCCACAAGATTTTTTCAAGGTCTTTGGTCCAGCTTTTATGAGGAACGGAAGGTGGTCAGTTAATCAACCAGTACCATCTTTAGGTGATGAGAGTACTCCATTAAAGGAGGTCgataatttttacaatttttggtATAGCTTTAAAAGTTGGAGAGAGTTCCCACATGCAGACGAGTTTGATCTTGAACAGGCAGAGTCTCGTGATCATAAGAGATGGATGGAGAGGCAGAATGCTAAACTTTCAGAAAGAGCTAGAAAGGAAGAATATGTACGAGTGCGCGCTCTTGTTGACAATGCGTACAAACGAGACCCTAGAATTCTAAAGAGAAAGGAGGAGGAGAAAGCTGAGAAGCAAAGGAAAAAGGAAGCTAAATTTCTGGCAAAGAAGTTGCAGGCAGAAGAAGCTGCTAGGGCTGCTGAAGAGGAGAAACGCCAAAAAGAGGAGGAGGAAAAACGAGCTGCTGAAGCTGCATTACAACAGAAGAaactgaaagaaaaagagaagaagctCTTGCGCAAAGAGCGGACTCGTCTTAGAACACTTTCAGCATCTGTTGTATCCCAGCATTTGCTTGATCTCTCTGAGGAGGATGTGGAAAGTCTGTGTATGTCACTTGATATTGAGAAGCTGAAAAGTTTGTGTGATAAGATGGAAAGCAAGGAAGGGCTGGAACAAGCAAAAGTTATTAGGAGTGCACTTGGAATTGCTGATGAATGTGAGGAAAAGAAACAAGATGAGAAGAATAATTTGCAGCAGAATGGTTCTGTGGAGGCTAATGGAAGTATCCCTTTAAAAAGCTTTGAGAAGAAGGAGAAGCCTTGGGGAAAGGAAGAGATTGAGCTTTTAAGAAAAGGAATGCTGAAATATCCCAAAGGAACATCTAGAAGGTGGGAGGTTATTTCAGAGTACATTGGCACAGGAAGAACTGTGGAAGAAATTCTAAAGGCAACCAAAACAGTCCTCCTCCAGAAGCCTGATGATTCCAAAGCTTTCAATTCTTTTCTTGAGAAGAGGAAACCTGCACAGTCCATTACTTCTCCCCTTACAACTAGGGAAAATGTGGAAGGGGTATCGGCTCCTCAGGGGGCTGAAAATACAGCTGCAAAGGTGGATATCCCAGAAGAGTCTTCAAGTTCAAATAGTCCTATGGATGTGTCTGCTGCAAATGGGGTTTCTTTGATTTCTGACCAAGATGTGTGGTCTGCTGTACAAGAAAGGGCATTGGTTCAGGCTCTGAAAACCTTCCCCAAGGAAACCAGTCAACGCTGGGAGCGAGTTGCAGCTGCTGTTCCTGGAAAGACTCTAAATCAGTGTAAGAAAAAGTTTGCACTGCTTAAGGAGAACTTTAGAAACAGGAAAACCGTGGCTTAG